One segment of Brassica napus cultivar Da-Ae chromosome C3, Da-Ae, whole genome shotgun sequence DNA contains the following:
- the LOC106386635 gene encoding auxin-responsive protein IAA31, which produces MEICNSYSSSSVDSTKHSASESSVNLSLSLTFPSTSPQRATKQDWPPIKPRLRDTLKVRRRLLQRDYDTCLFVKVYMEGVPIGRKLDLSTFSGYESLLESLSQMFNTSIICGNHRDRKHHVLTYQDTDGDWMMVGDIPWEMFLETVRRLKITKPEGC; this is translated from the exons ATGGAGATTTGTAACTCTTATTCCTCATCCTCTGTCGACAGTACTAAGCATTCAGCTTCTGAATCTTCTGTTAATCTCTCCCTTAGCCTCACATTTCCCTCTACTTCTCCACAAAG agCGACAAAACAAGATTGGCCCCCGATAAAACCTCGTTTAAGAGATACACTAAAGGttcgtcgtcgtcttcttcaaCGCGATTACGACACATGTCTGTTTGTTAAGGTTTATATGGAAGGTGTTCCCATTGGGAGAAAGCTCGATCTTTCCACATTCTCAGGCTACGAGAGTCTATTAGAAAGTCTGTCTCAAATGTTCAATACTTCAATTATCT GCGGTAATCATCGAGATAGAAAACACCATGTTTTGACATATCAAGACACAGATGGAGATTGGATGATGGTCGGAGATATTCCATGGGA AATGTTTCTTGAAACCGTGAGAAGACTGAAGATCACGAAACCAGAGGGGTGTTAA